Proteins encoded by one window of Pseudomonas coleopterorum:
- a CDS encoding imelysin family protein has protein sequence MFRPKLLFTGLAALALGACSPQDQQAVTSAAIAKQVILPTYSRWVEADRQLAASALAFCQGSQPLDAARADFLKAQKAWAELQPLLIGPLAEGNKAWSVQFWPDKKNLVGRQVEQLANAEQPIDAQSLAKASVVVQGLSAYEYILFDSKPEIADAAQKARYCPLLTAIGEHQKALAEEILASWNSADGMLAQMTKFPNQRYADSHEAIADVLRAQVTALDTLKKKLGAPMGRLTKGIAQPYQAEAWRSAQSIHSVRASLAAAQTVWVGVDNKGLRGLLPSDQKALADKIDAAYATSMKLLDSNTRSLGDLLGDDAGKQFLNTLYDSLNVVHRLHEGELARALNIQLGFNANDGD, from the coding sequence ATGTTCCGTCCCAAGCTGCTCTTCACCGGCCTCGCCGCCCTGGCACTGGGCGCCTGCTCGCCCCAAGACCAGCAAGCCGTCACCAGTGCCGCCATCGCCAAGCAGGTCATCCTGCCGACCTACAGCCGTTGGGTAGAAGCCGATCGGCAACTGGCCGCCAGCGCCCTGGCGTTCTGCCAAGGCTCCCAGCCACTGGACGCCGCGCGCGCTGATTTCCTCAAGGCGCAAAAAGCCTGGGCCGAGCTGCAACCCTTGCTGATCGGCCCGCTGGCCGAGGGCAACAAGGCCTGGTCGGTGCAGTTCTGGCCGGACAAGAAAAACCTGGTCGGGCGCCAGGTCGAGCAGCTTGCCAACGCCGAGCAACCCATCGATGCACAGAGCCTGGCCAAGGCCAGCGTGGTGGTGCAGGGGCTGTCGGCGTACGAGTACATCCTTTTCGACAGCAAGCCGGAAATTGCCGATGCCGCGCAGAAGGCTCGCTATTGCCCGCTGCTCACTGCCATCGGCGAGCACCAGAAAGCCCTGGCTGAAGAGATTCTCGCCAGTTGGAACAGCGCCGACGGCATGCTTGCGCAGATGACCAAGTTTCCCAATCAGCGCTACGCCGATTCTCACGAGGCCATCGCCGACGTCCTGCGGGCCCAGGTCACCGCACTCGACACCCTGAAGAAGAAGCTCGGCGCGCCCATGGGCCGCCTCACCAAGGGCATCGCCCAACCCTACCAGGCCGAAGCCTGGCGCAGCGCCCAGTCGATACACAGCGTGCGGGCCAGTCTGGCGGCTGCGCAGACCGTCTGGGTCGGCGTCGACAACAAGGGCCTGCGCGGCCTGCTGCCCAGCGACCAGAAAGCCTTGGCCGACAAGATCGATGCAGCCTACGCCACGTCCATGAAGCTGCTCGACAGCAACACGCGCAGCCTGGGCGACCTGCTTGGCGACGATGCCGGCAAACAGTTTCTCAACACCCTCTACGACAGCCTCAACGTGGTCCACCGCCTGCACGAAGGCGAGTTGGCCCGCGCCCTGAACATCCAGCTGGGCTTCAATGCCAACGACGGTGACTGA
- a CDS encoding DUF1513 domain-containing protein produces the protein MIARSAQKLTQVLLKALTLGNWTLSRHAQREPLLLSARDDADGGHYAVGYRLDGREVFATQVGQRCHDIVDHPTLPVALFVARRPGTQSYLIDLRDGALLQTLESRPDRHFYGHAVIHKDGEWLYATENDTTDPGRGMLGVYRFVDGRLVHSGELSTHGIGPHQVSWMTDGETLVVANGGIRTEAESRVEMNLDAMQPSLVMMRRDGSLLSKECLEQPMNSVRHLAISADDTVFACQQFMGPSHESAPLLAVKRPGQAFEAFPVSLEQLQSMGHYTASVAVHSELRLVALTAPRANRFFIWDMDSGAVKHDGTLPDCAGVGAVEDGFVVTSGQGRCRYYDCRAPQLVGAPLQLPSGLWDNHLYLHLNVA, from the coding sequence ATGATCGCACGCTCGGCGCAGAAGCTGACCCAAGTGCTGCTCAAGGCCCTGACTCTGGGCAATTGGACACTGTCCAGGCACGCACAGCGTGAACCACTGTTGCTGTCGGCCCGTGACGATGCCGATGGCGGGCACTACGCCGTGGGTTATCGGCTGGACGGCCGTGAGGTGTTCGCCACCCAGGTCGGCCAACGCTGCCATGACATCGTCGACCACCCGACCTTGCCGGTGGCCCTCTTCGTCGCGCGTCGTCCCGGCACTCAGAGTTACCTGATCGACTTGCGTGATGGGGCGCTGCTGCAAACCCTGGAATCGCGCCCTGACCGGCACTTCTATGGCCACGCCGTGATTCACAAGGACGGCGAATGGTTGTATGCCACCGAGAACGACACCACCGATCCAGGCCGTGGCATGCTGGGTGTCTATCGCTTCGTCGACGGTCGCCTGGTGCACAGCGGCGAGTTGTCCACCCACGGTATCGGCCCGCATCAGGTGTCATGGATGACGGACGGCGAAACCCTGGTGGTGGCCAACGGTGGCATCCGCACCGAAGCCGAAAGCCGGGTCGAGATGAATCTGGACGCCATGCAGCCGAGCCTGGTGATGATGCGCCGCGATGGCTCGCTGCTGAGCAAGGAATGTCTGGAGCAGCCGATGAACAGCGTGCGGCATCTGGCGATCAGTGCCGACGACACCGTGTTCGCCTGTCAGCAGTTCATGGGACCAAGCCACGAGAGCGCCCCGCTGCTGGCCGTCAAGCGACCGGGCCAGGCCTTTGAGGCCTTCCCCGTTTCGCTGGAACAATTGCAGTCGATGGGGCACTACACCGCCAGCGTCGCAGTGCACAGCGAGCTGCGCCTGGTGGCACTCACCGCGCCCAGGGCCAACCGTTTCTTCATCTGGGACATGGACAGCGGTGCGGTGAAGCACGACGGCACCTTGCCCGATTGCGCGGGCGTCGGTGCCGTGGAAGATGGTTTCGTGGTGACCTCGGGGCAAGGCCGCTGCCGCTACTACGACTGCCGCGCTCCACAGCTGGTGGGAGCGCCGCTGCAACTGCCGTCGGGGCTCTGGGACAATCACCTGTACCTGCACTTGAACGTGGCTTGA